A single window of Methanothermobacter marburgensis str. Marburg DNA harbors:
- a CDS encoding M24 family metallopeptidase, which produces MERIEGALEAISGKAEVALITKRENIYYLTGFMPTVTAFLFLSDEPVLFVNEMDLESAAGREVRVEVFKKVSDVSDMVELRAVAVEPSMPVGLIERIGLGRDFQVMDPIADLRMVKDREEIRRIKAALKIAEESFKKIEFSGSESEVAARLDYLMRLGGSEGVSFDTIVTSASRSSIPHAVPTSNDLGSPLLVDWGAVHSGYHSDTTRTLVESEREHEILEVVIEAKREGLKVAKPGVRACEVDSAVRGVIEEYGYADKFIHSSGHGVGLEVHERPSLSADDKTVLTRGMVLTIEPGIYLPGEFGVRVEDMFVVGGGVMNSLPDHLR; this is translated from the coding sequence TTGGAAAGGATTGAAGGGGCACTTGAAGCTATTTCTGGTAAAGCTGAGGTAGCACTCATAACAAAAAGGGAGAATATATATTATCTCACAGGGTTCATGCCAACGGTCACTGCCTTTCTGTTCCTGAGTGATGAACCGGTCCTCTTTGTAAATGAGATGGACCTTGAGTCAGCAGCAGGGCGCGAGGTTCGTGTTGAGGTCTTTAAGAAGGTATCTGATGTCTCTGATATGGTTGAACTAAGGGCCGTCGCGGTTGAACCCTCAATGCCGGTGGGCCTCATTGAGAGAATAGGTCTCGGGAGGGACTTTCAGGTGATGGATCCCATCGCAGATCTCAGGATGGTTAAGGACCGGGAGGAGATAAGAAGGATAAAGGCAGCCCTTAAAATTGCCGAGGAATCATTTAAGAAAATTGAATTCAGCGGCAGTGAATCTGAGGTGGCCGCCAGACTGGACTACCTTATGCGTCTTGGAGGTTCAGAGGGAGTCTCATTCGACACCATCGTAACATCGGCCTCAAGGTCAAGCATACCCCATGCGGTACCCACATCTAACGATTTAGGCTCCCCTTTACTGGTTGACTGGGGCGCTGTTCACAGCGGCTACCACTCTGACACCACAAGGACACTGGTGGAGAGTGAACGGGAACATGAGATCCTTGAAGTGGTAATTGAAGCCAAAAGGGAGGGTTTGAAGGTGGCTAAACCTGGCGTGAGGGCATGTGAAGTCGACAGTGCAGTTAGGGGGGTTATAGAGGAATATGGATACGCTGATAAATTTATACACTCAAGTGGCCATGGTGTTGGACTTGAGGTCCATGAGAGGCCCTCACTTTCAGCCGACGATAAAACGGTTCTCACCAGGGGAATGGTCCTCACCATTGAACCAGGGATATATCTTCCAGGAGAATTTGGTGTGAGGGTGGAGGATATGTTCGTGGTGGGTGGTGGTGTTATGAACAGCCTACCTGATCACCTGAGGTAG